A genomic segment from Curtobacterium sp. MCSS17_007 encodes:
- the lepB gene encoding signal peptidase I, which translates to MTDTTQGSGRRPRTEKQGNGVLTFLRDLVIIFLAALLVSFLVKTFLIRSFYIPSASMENTLQINDRVIVNELVPDVVSLKRGDVVVFKDPGGWLAGTDVPSVAPTTQPAKAIDWLLTQVGLGTGDSDDHLIKRVIGLPGDTVSCCNDLGQMSVNGVPIKEPYTLLPDGAPASADPFSVTVPEGSIWVMGDNRNDSKDSRYNRDTPSKGFVPLSDVTGRAFVISWPTSRWTWLDDYPDVFAGVEEKDR; encoded by the coding sequence ATGACGGACACGACGCAAGGATCGGGGCGCCGCCCGCGGACGGAGAAGCAGGGGAACGGCGTCCTGACCTTCCTGCGGGACCTCGTCATCATCTTCCTCGCGGCACTGCTCGTGTCGTTCCTCGTGAAGACGTTCCTGATCCGGTCGTTCTACATCCCGTCGGCGTCGATGGAGAACACGCTGCAGATCAACGACCGCGTCATCGTGAACGAGCTCGTGCCGGACGTCGTGTCGCTGAAGCGCGGCGACGTCGTCGTGTTCAAGGACCCGGGCGGATGGCTCGCGGGCACGGACGTGCCGAGCGTCGCGCCGACGACGCAGCCGGCGAAGGCGATCGACTGGCTGCTCACGCAGGTGGGCCTGGGGACCGGCGACAGTGACGACCACCTCATCAAGCGCGTGATCGGCTTGCCGGGCGACACGGTGTCGTGCTGCAACGACCTCGGGCAGATGTCCGTCAACGGGGTGCCGATCAAGGAGCCGTACACGCTCCTGCCCGACGGTGCCCCCGCCTCGGCCGATCCGTTCTCGGTGACCGTGCCCGAGGGGTCCATCTGGGTGATGGGCGACAACCGGAACGACTCGAAGGACTCCCGGTACAACCGCGACACCCCGTCGAAGGGCTTCGTCCCGCTGTCGGACGTGACCGGGCGCGCCTTCGTCATCTCGTGGCCGACCAGCCGGTGGACCTGGCTCGACGACTACCCGGACGTCTTCGCAGGCGTGGAGGAGAAGGACCGGTGA
- the rplS gene encoding 50S ribosomal protein L19: MSQLLDHVDAASLRTDVPDFRPGDTIKVHVNIIEGTRSRIQVFQGVVIARQGHGLGETFKVRKVSFQVGVERWFPVHSPIIDHIEVVTRGDVRRAKLYYLRELRGKAARRKIKEKRDA; encoded by the coding sequence ATGAGCCAGCTCCTCGACCACGTCGACGCAGCGTCGCTGCGTACCGACGTCCCCGACTTCCGCCCCGGCGACACCATCAAGGTGCACGTCAACATCATCGAAGGCACGCGTTCGCGCATCCAGGTCTTCCAGGGCGTCGTCATCGCGCGTCAGGGCCACGGCCTCGGCGAGACCTTCAAGGTCCGCAAGGTGAGCTTCCAGGTCGGCGTCGAGCGCTGGTTCCCGGTGCACTCGCCGATCATCGACCACATCGAGGTCGTCACCCGCGGTGACGTCCGTCGCGCGAAGCTGTACTACCTGCGCGAGCTGCGCGGCAAGGCGGCCCGCCGCAAGATCAAGGAGAAGCGCGACGCCTGA
- the map gene encoding type I methionyl aminopeptidase codes for MIELRTPAELDGLRAAGRFVADVLDELLETVDVGVNLLDLDRVAARMIAERGAVSCYVDYHPSFGNSPFGRNLCTSVNDAALHGLPYDRVLEDGDLVSLDFAASVDGWVADSAVTVQVGTAREDDQRLVETVERALVAGIEQFRPGNKLGDVSYAIGRVAKDAGYTVNTQFGGHGVGRTMHGDPHVPNDGRPGRGLKLRPGLVVAIEPWLMQGTDELVQDEDGWTLKSVDGSRAAHVEHTVAVTEAGPEVLTLRRAQRDR; via the coding sequence ATGATCGAACTCCGCACCCCCGCCGAGCTGGACGGCCTGCGTGCCGCCGGCCGGTTCGTCGCCGACGTCCTCGACGAGCTGCTCGAGACCGTCGACGTGGGCGTGAACCTGCTCGACCTCGACCGCGTGGCCGCCCGCATGATCGCCGAGCGCGGCGCCGTCAGCTGCTACGTCGACTACCACCCGTCGTTCGGGAACTCACCGTTCGGCCGGAACCTCTGCACCTCGGTGAACGACGCCGCGCTGCACGGCCTGCCCTACGACCGCGTCCTGGAGGACGGCGACCTCGTCAGCCTCGACTTCGCCGCGAGCGTCGACGGCTGGGTCGCCGACTCGGCGGTCACCGTGCAGGTGGGGACCGCCCGGGAGGACGACCAACGGCTCGTGGAGACCGTCGAGCGGGCACTCGTCGCGGGGATCGAGCAGTTCCGCCCGGGGAACAAGCTCGGCGACGTGTCCTACGCCATCGGTCGGGTCGCGAAGGACGCCGGCTACACCGTCAACACGCAGTTCGGCGGGCACGGCGTGGGGCGCACGATGCACGGCGACCCGCACGTGCCGAACGACGGCCGCCCCGGTCGGGGGCTGAAGCTGCGGCCCGGGTTGGTCGTCGCGATCGAGCCCTGGCTCATGCAGGGCACCGACGAGCTCGTGCAGGACGAGGACGGCTGGACCCTGAAGAGCGTCGACGGCTCGCGTGCTGCACACGTCGAGCACACGGTCGCCGTCACCGAGGCCGGACCCGAGGTCCTCACCCTGCGTCGCGCCCAGCGCGACCGGTGA
- the trmD gene encoding tRNA (guanosine(37)-N1)-methyltransferase TrmD — protein MRIDIVTIFPEFFSVLDVSLLGRARQEKLLDVHVHDLRHWTTDRHRTVDDTPYGGGAGMVMKPEPWAQALSSILREDGSSTLVVPTPAGTPFRQAIARSLADHEHLVFACGRYEGIDARVFEWAASRCSVVELSLGDYVLNGGEVAAMAMIEAVGRLVPGVVGNPESLVEESHEDGLLEYPSYTKPAVWRDLEVPDVLLSGHHARVAAWRHDQQVERTRRVRPDLLSDA, from the coding sequence GTGCGCATCGACATCGTCACGATCTTCCCCGAGTTCTTCTCCGTGCTCGACGTCTCGCTGCTCGGCAGGGCCCGGCAGGAGAAGCTCCTCGACGTGCACGTGCACGACCTGCGGCACTGGACGACGGACCGGCACCGGACGGTCGACGACACCCCGTACGGCGGTGGCGCGGGCATGGTCATGAAGCCGGAGCCCTGGGCGCAGGCGCTGTCGTCGATCCTCCGCGAGGACGGGTCGTCGACGCTCGTCGTCCCCACCCCGGCCGGCACACCGTTCCGGCAGGCGATCGCCCGGTCGCTGGCCGACCACGAACACCTCGTGTTCGCCTGCGGGCGCTACGAGGGGATCGACGCCCGGGTGTTCGAGTGGGCGGCGTCCCGCTGCTCGGTGGTCGAGCTCTCGCTCGGCGACTACGTGCTCAACGGCGGCGAGGTCGCGGCCATGGCCATGATCGAAGCGGTCGGCCGTCTGGTCCCCGGCGTCGTCGGCAACCCCGAGTCGCTCGTCGAGGAGTCCCACGAGGACGGTCTGCTCGAGTACCCCTCGTACACGAAGCCGGCGGTCTGGCGTGACCTCGAGGTGCCGGACGTGCTGCTCAGCGGGCACCACGCCCGGGTCGCCGCGTGGCGGCACGACCAGCAGGTCGAGCGGACGCGACGCGTCCGGCCGGACCTGCTGTCCGACGCGTAG
- the rimM gene encoding ribosome maturation factor RimM (Essential for efficient processing of 16S rRNA): MGRITKAHGLKGGIKLELYTDDPDRRFTPGAEFTLQVPADSPWSGKSITLDELRWYNGHPVAFFEGVADRTAAETLARAILWVEQDADAETGEDDAWYDHQLVGLRVLRDGVEVGSVARVDHLPAQDLLAIDTPSRGEVLVPFVSAIVPTVDIAAGTVTVTPPTGLFEEPEDTSRPETVTPTDPRG; this comes from the coding sequence GTGGGTCGCATCACGAAGGCGCACGGGCTCAAGGGCGGCATCAAGCTCGAGCTCTACACCGACGACCCGGATCGTCGGTTCACGCCAGGAGCGGAGTTCACGCTCCAGGTCCCCGCGGACTCCCCGTGGTCGGGGAAGTCGATCACGCTGGACGAGCTCCGCTGGTACAACGGCCATCCGGTCGCCTTCTTCGAGGGCGTCGCGGACCGCACCGCCGCTGAGACACTCGCGCGGGCGATCCTCTGGGTCGAGCAGGACGCCGACGCCGAGACCGGTGAGGACGACGCCTGGTACGACCACCAGCTCGTCGGGCTCCGCGTGCTCCGCGACGGCGTCGAGGTCGGCTCCGTCGCACGCGTCGACCACCTGCCCGCGCAGGACCTGCTCGCGATCGACACCCCCTCGCGCGGCGAGGTGCTGGTGCCGTTCGTCTCGGCCATCGTGCCGACCGTCGACATCGCGGCCGGCACCGTCACGGTGACGCCGCCGACCGGGCTGTTCGAGGAGCCCGAGGACACCTCGCGCCCCGAGACGGTCACGCCGACCGACCCGCGGGGCTGA
- a CDS encoding RNA-binding protein, whose product MLESALTHLVKGIVDHPDDVRVASSTSARGEVLEVRVHPEDLGRVIGRAGRTAKALRTLVSALADGKRVRVDVVDTDS is encoded by the coding sequence TTGCTCGAATCCGCGCTGACGCACCTCGTCAAGGGGATCGTCGATCACCCGGACGACGTGCGCGTCGCCAGTTCCACCTCCGCGCGGGGCGAGGTCCTCGAGGTGCGTGTGCACCCCGAGGACCTCGGCCGCGTGATCGGTCGCGCCGGACGGACCGCAAAGGCGCTCCGCACCCTCGTCTCGGCTCTCGCCGACGGCAAGCGGGTGCGGGTCGACGTGGTCGACACCGATTCCTAG
- the rpsP gene encoding 30S ribosomal protein S16, giving the protein MAVKIRLKRLGKIRAPYYRVVVADSRTKRDGRVIEEIGKYHPTEEPSVIEINSDRAQYWLGVGAQPTEQVAALLKLTGDWGKFKGEGNTESTVKVAEPKEAFVADSAKKPVLKPKSEKKAPEAPAADESADAAETTEA; this is encoded by the coding sequence GTGGCTGTCAAGATCCGTCTCAAGCGTCTCGGTAAGATCCGTGCGCCGTACTACCGTGTCGTCGTCGCCGACTCGCGCACCAAGCGCGACGGTCGCGTGATCGAGGAGATCGGCAAGTACCACCCCACCGAGGAGCCCTCGGTCATCGAGATCAACTCGGACCGTGCGCAGTACTGGCTCGGCGTCGGTGCGCAGCCGACCGAGCAGGTCGCGGCGCTCCTCAAACTGACCGGCGACTGGGGCAAGTTCAAGGGCGAGGGCAACACCGAGTCCACCGTCAAGGTTGCCGAGCCGAAGGAAGCCTTCGTCGCCGACTCCGCGAAGAAGCCGGTCCTCAAGCCGAAGTCGGAGAAGAAGGCCCCCGAGGCCCCCGCCGCCGACGAGTCGGCCGACGCCGCTGAGACGACCGAGGCCTGA
- a CDS encoding FAD-dependent oxidoreductase, with amino-acid sequence MSSVASAPVVPESLRTVASPWTLGPLHLRNRVVMGSMHTGLEVLDDGGAAMAAFYRERAEGGVGCIVTGGIAVSDEARGGPDFAVFGVGGADERFRVAVDAVHDEGGAILAQLFHAGRYALVQGVTDRHGRPQRVVAPSALPWAAARGIVPSAMSGAEVERTVEDFAAAARSARAIGFDGVEIMASEGYLINQFQSPLTNLRDDEWGGDPVRRRRFAVEVVRAVRAAVPDLAVTIRLSGADLMPGSTTDDEVDALVHDLLPLGLDGISVGIGWHESRTPTVQAAVPHGAWLAYAERIAGVVRASSHPGVQVIASNRMTDLRDGEAVLADGLVDAVALARPFLADPAIVARSLGGRFDLVNTCIGCNQACLDRSIVGAPVSCLVNPCAGRELAFPARPTTRPLRVDVVGGGPAGLTAAVDAARRGHTVTLWEAAPTLGGQFALAAVVPGKEDYAATVRAARAELDERGATVHLGRAATAGDLLASDAVVLAPGVVPRAVDVPGAELPHVVSYETALRDGVPEGSVAVIGGGGIGVDTAAFLVESPDEVVRAAEFAARWDVAVADDVIGDVPQRLPAAERVLRPGGRVTVLRRSGRFGQGVGVTSRWVAVGRLRDAGVRMVGGVQEYLRIEPGTLWVRDEDGVERAVPADHVVVCAGQESADGAGATAGTGLADDLRAAGVPFAVVGGARDARSVDAVRATSEALEAVRRLAP; translated from the coding sequence ATGAGCAGCGTCGCTTCCGCACCCGTGGTCCCGGAGTCGCTCCGGACCGTCGCCTCGCCCTGGACCCTCGGACCGCTCCACCTGCGGAACCGGGTGGTGATGGGATCGATGCACACCGGACTCGAGGTCCTCGACGACGGCGGTGCCGCGATGGCCGCGTTCTACCGCGAGCGCGCCGAAGGCGGCGTCGGCTGCATCGTCACCGGCGGGATCGCCGTGAGCGACGAGGCGCGCGGCGGCCCGGACTTCGCGGTGTTCGGCGTCGGGGGAGCGGACGAGCGGTTCCGGGTCGCCGTCGACGCCGTGCACGACGAGGGCGGCGCGATCCTCGCACAGCTCTTCCACGCCGGCCGGTACGCGCTCGTACAGGGCGTGACCGATCGGCACGGGCGCCCGCAGCGCGTGGTCGCACCGTCGGCGCTGCCCTGGGCCGCGGCGCGGGGGATCGTCCCGTCCGCCATGTCGGGCGCGGAGGTCGAGCGGACCGTCGAGGACTTCGCGGCCGCCGCGCGGTCGGCGCGGGCGATCGGGTTCGACGGCGTCGAGATCATGGCGTCCGAGGGGTACCTCATCAACCAGTTCCAGTCACCGCTGACGAACCTGCGCGACGACGAGTGGGGCGGCGACCCTGTCCGTCGCCGTCGGTTCGCCGTCGAGGTCGTGCGTGCGGTGCGGGCGGCGGTGCCGGACCTGGCGGTGACGATCCGCCTCTCCGGCGCCGACCTCATGCCGGGCTCGACCACCGATGACGAGGTCGACGCGCTCGTGCACGACCTGCTGCCGCTCGGGCTCGACGGCATCTCGGTCGGCATCGGTTGGCACGAGTCCCGAACGCCCACGGTGCAGGCCGCGGTGCCGCACGGCGCCTGGCTCGCGTACGCCGAGCGGATCGCGGGCGTGGTCCGTGCGTCGTCACACCCCGGGGTGCAGGTCATCGCCTCGAACCGGATGACCGACCTGCGGGACGGCGAGGCGGTGCTGGCCGACGGGCTCGTCGACGCGGTGGCCCTGGCGCGGCCGTTCCTCGCCGACCCGGCGATCGTGGCGCGGTCACTCGGCGGGCGGTTCGACCTCGTGAACACGTGCATCGGCTGCAACCAGGCGTGCCTCGACCGATCGATCGTCGGCGCGCCGGTGTCGTGCCTGGTCAACCCATGCGCGGGCCGGGAGCTGGCGTTCCCCGCGCGCCCGACGACCCGGCCGCTGCGTGTCGACGTCGTCGGCGGAGGGCCGGCCGGACTCACCGCCGCCGTGGACGCCGCCCGGCGCGGGCACACGGTGACGCTGTGGGAGGCGGCGCCGACGCTCGGCGGCCAGTTCGCGCTGGCCGCCGTGGTGCCCGGCAAGGAGGACTACGCGGCCACGGTGCGGGCTGCTCGTGCCGAGCTCGACGAGCGCGGGGCGACGGTCCACCTCGGGCGGGCAGCGACCGCGGGCGACCTGCTCGCCAGCGACGCGGTGGTGCTCGCGCCCGGCGTCGTGCCGCGGGCGGTCGACGTGCCGGGGGCCGAGCTGCCGCACGTGGTGTCGTACGAGACCGCCCTGCGCGACGGCGTCCCGGAGGGCTCGGTCGCGGTGATCGGCGGTGGCGGGATCGGGGTCGACACGGCGGCGTTCCTGGTGGAGTCGCCGGACGAGGTGGTCCGGGCCGCGGAGTTCGCCGCCCGCTGGGACGTCGCGGTCGCCGACGACGTCATCGGCGACGTCCCGCAGCGGCTGCCGGCCGCGGAACGTGTGCTCCGGCCGGGGGGACGGGTGACCGTGCTCCGCCGGTCGGGCAGGTTCGGCCAGGGGGTCGGGGTCACCTCGCGCTGGGTGGCCGTCGGCCGGTTGCGCGACGCCGGCGTGCGGATGGTCGGCGGCGTGCAGGAGTACCTCCGGATCGAGCCCGGCACGCTCTGGGTGCGCGACGAGGACGGGGTCGAGCGCGCCGTGCCGGCGGACCACGTGGTGGTCTGCGCCGGGCAGGAGTCGGCCGACGGCGCCGGGGCGACGGCCGGCACCGGACTCGCGGACGACCTGCGCGCCGCGGGCGTGCCGTTCGCCGTCGTGGGAGGGGCTCGCGACGCCCGGAGCGTCGACGCGGTGCGCGCGACGAGCGAGGCGCTCGAGGCCGTCCGGCGGCTCGCGCCGTAG
- a CDS encoding glutamate--cysteine ligase: MDIRFTESRPSTLGVEWELPLVDRGTGDLAPRAPAVLAAVQERLGDPDRVTEELLTNTVEVVTGVHETVSGATSELAGIIGEVIDAAEPLDAQVMCSGTHPFAQWDQQEITSDSEHYTTLIDRTRWWGRQMLIWGVHVHVGIDHRDKAVPIMNAMLAYVPHLQAFTASSPFWGGTDTGYASNRALMFQQLPTGGLPPGIDDWTGFETVVDDLTKTGVIDGFKDLRWDIRPSPGWGTLENRVSDGISTLHEVGAVTAFVQCLVTALSDRLDRGETLPSMQPWFIRENKWRAARYGMEAEIITNAAGDERLVTDEVHDLVERLDPIAERLGCQQELHHLDTMIAEGASYQRQLRVAQENGGDLRAVVRHLVTELRESL, from the coding sequence ATGGACATCCGCTTCACCGAGTCCCGCCCGTCGACCCTCGGCGTCGAGTGGGAGCTCCCGCTGGTCGACCGCGGCACCGGCGACCTCGCGCCCCGTGCCCCTGCCGTGCTCGCCGCCGTGCAGGAACGCCTCGGCGACCCCGACCGGGTCACCGAGGAGCTCCTGACGAACACCGTCGAGGTGGTCACGGGTGTGCACGAGACCGTGAGCGGGGCGACGAGCGAGCTCGCGGGCATCATCGGTGAGGTCATCGACGCCGCCGAGCCGCTCGACGCGCAGGTGATGTGCTCCGGGACGCACCCGTTCGCGCAGTGGGACCAGCAGGAGATCACGTCGGACAGCGAGCACTACACGACGCTGATCGACCGGACGCGGTGGTGGGGTCGTCAGATGCTCATCTGGGGCGTCCACGTGCACGTGGGGATCGACCACCGCGACAAGGCGGTGCCGATCATGAACGCGATGCTCGCCTACGTCCCGCACCTGCAGGCGTTCACCGCGTCGAGCCCGTTCTGGGGCGGGACCGACACCGGCTACGCGTCGAACCGCGCCCTCATGTTCCAGCAGCTCCCGACCGGCGGACTGCCCCCGGGCATCGACGACTGGACCGGCTTCGAGACCGTCGTCGACGACCTGACGAAGACCGGTGTGATCGACGGGTTCAAGGACCTCCGGTGGGACATCCGCCCCTCGCCGGGCTGGGGCACGCTCGAGAACCGCGTCTCCGACGGCATCTCGACGCTGCACGAGGTCGGCGCCGTGACCGCGTTCGTCCAGTGCCTGGTCACGGCGCTGTCGGACCGACTCGACCGCGGGGAGACGCTGCCGTCGATGCAGCCGTGGTTCATCCGCGAGAACAAGTGGCGTGCGGCGCGCTACGGCATGGAGGCGGAGATCATCACGAACGCCGCCGGCGACGAGCGCCTGGTCACCGACGAGGTGCACGACCTGGTCGAGCGTCTGGACCCGATCGCCGAGCGACTCGGCTGCCAGCAGGAGCTGCACCACCTCGACACGATGATCGCCGAGGGTGCGTCCTACCAGCGGCAGCTGCGGGTGGCGCAGGAGAACGGCGGGGACCTCCGCGCGGTGGTCCGCCACCTGGTCACGGAGCTGCGCGAGTCGCTCTAG
- the ffh gene encoding signal recognition particle protein, with protein MAQFGSLSDRLTETFRNLRSKGRLSPSDVDGTVREIRRALLDADVALEVVKAFTASVRERALSDEVNKALNPAQQVVQIVNEELVGILGGQQRRLEFAKRPPTVIMLAGLQGAGKTTLAGKLGKWLKKDGHTPMLVAADLQRPNAVQQLQVVGEQAGVHVFAPEPGNGVGDPVKVAKNAIKAAVDQQYDTVIVDTAGRLGVDAELMKQAANIRKAVDPDEVLFVIDAMIGQDAVATARAFQEGVDFTGVVLSKLDGDARGGAALSVASVTGRPIMFASTGEGLDDFEPFHPDRMASRILDLGDILSLIEQAQQAFDEDEARKVAEKIATDSFTLNDFLAQMQQLRKAGSIKGMLGMLPGAKGMREALDNFDESEIVRTEAIIQSMTKQERELPKLLNGSRRLRIAKGSGTTVTEVNALVNRFEQAAKMMKTVARGGVPQMPGMGPIPGMHGGKKKQQQGGAKKKKVGNPAKRAALASGAAAQPQQAPTGSGLGLGGPKGGKAPTEEELASLQKFLGR; from the coding sequence ATGGCACAATTCGGCTCACTCTCCGATCGGCTGACCGAGACCTTCCGCAACCTGCGGAGCAAGGGTCGTCTGTCCCCGTCCGACGTCGACGGCACCGTCCGCGAGATCCGCCGGGCCCTGCTCGACGCGGACGTCGCGCTCGAGGTCGTCAAGGCGTTCACCGCCTCGGTGCGGGAGCGCGCGCTCTCGGACGAGGTCAACAAGGCGCTCAACCCGGCGCAGCAGGTCGTCCAGATCGTCAACGAGGAACTCGTCGGCATCCTCGGCGGGCAGCAGCGACGGCTCGAGTTCGCGAAGCGCCCGCCGACGGTGATCATGCTCGCCGGTCTCCAGGGCGCCGGCAAGACCACGCTCGCGGGCAAGCTCGGCAAGTGGCTCAAGAAGGACGGCCACACGCCGATGCTCGTCGCGGCGGACCTCCAGCGTCCGAACGCCGTGCAGCAGCTCCAGGTCGTGGGTGAGCAGGCCGGCGTGCACGTGTTCGCGCCGGAGCCCGGCAACGGTGTCGGTGACCCGGTCAAGGTCGCGAAGAACGCGATCAAGGCCGCGGTCGACCAGCAGTACGACACCGTCATCGTGGACACCGCCGGTCGTCTCGGTGTCGACGCCGAGCTCATGAAGCAGGCTGCGAACATCCGCAAGGCGGTCGACCCGGACGAGGTCCTGTTCGTCATCGACGCGATGATCGGACAAGACGCCGTCGCCACCGCGCGTGCCTTCCAGGAGGGCGTCGACTTCACCGGTGTCGTCCTGTCGAAGCTCGACGGTGACGCCCGCGGTGGTGCGGCACTGTCGGTCGCCAGCGTGACCGGTCGGCCGATCATGTTCGCCTCCACGGGTGAGGGCCTCGACGACTTCGAGCCGTTCCACCCGGACCGCATGGCGAGCCGCATCCTCGACCTCGGTGACATCCTGTCGCTCATCGAGCAGGCGCAGCAGGCGTTCGACGAGGACGAGGCGCGCAAGGTCGCCGAGAAGATCGCGACCGACTCGTTCACGCTGAACGACTTCCTCGCGCAGATGCAGCAGCTCCGCAAGGCAGGCTCGATCAAGGGCATGCTCGGCATGCTCCCGGGTGCCAAGGGCATGCGCGAGGCGCTCGACAACTTCGACGAGAGCGAGATCGTCCGCACCGAGGCGATCATCCAGTCGATGACGAAGCAGGAGCGCGAGCTCCCGAAGCTCCTCAACGGCTCGCGCCGTCTCCGCATCGCGAAGGGCTCCGGCACCACCGTGACCGAGGTCAACGCGCTCGTGAACCGCTTCGAGCAGGCCGCGAAGATGATGAAGACGGTCGCGCGCGGTGGCGTCCCGCAGATGCCCGGCATGGGTCCGATCCCTGGCATGCACGGCGGCAAGAAGAAGCAGCAGCAGGGCGGCGCCAAGAAGAAGAAGGTCGGCAACCCCGCCAAGCGCGCGGCGCTCGCGTCGGGCGCCGCGGCGCAGCCGCAGCAGGCGCCCACCGGTTCCGGCCTCGGGCTCGGCGGTCCGAAGGGCGGCAAGGCGCCGACCGAGGAAGAGTTGGCCAGCCTGCAGAAGTTCCTGGGTCGCTAG
- the lipB gene encoding lipoyl(octanoyl) transferase LipB: protein MIRWPGLLDYEEGLAVQRAYHVDVVAGRSPGVVVLCEHPSVYTAGRRTEPADLPTDGSPVVEVDRGGRITWHGPGQLVAYPIVRLSEPLDVVAWVRDLEQVVLDAAAAVGVSAERVAGRSGVWVPGAGGGPLDKVGAIGLHVAEHVSSHGIAINCDNDLAPFGAIVPCGIADAGVTTLSRAAGRPVTVDEVAALVGPRIQQAVDGMHAGRRISHTSTTRQEVAA, encoded by the coding sequence ATCATCCGCTGGCCCGGGCTCCTCGACTACGAGGAGGGCCTCGCCGTCCAGCGGGCGTACCACGTCGACGTCGTCGCCGGCCGCTCCCCCGGTGTCGTCGTGCTCTGCGAGCACCCGAGCGTCTACACGGCCGGGCGCCGGACCGAGCCCGCCGACCTGCCGACCGACGGGTCCCCGGTGGTCGAGGTCGACCGGGGCGGGCGGATCACCTGGCACGGGCCGGGGCAGCTCGTCGCCTACCCGATCGTCCGGCTGTCCGAGCCCCTCGACGTCGTCGCGTGGGTCCGTGACCTCGAGCAGGTCGTCCTCGACGCGGCGGCCGCGGTGGGGGTCTCGGCGGAACGGGTCGCCGGGCGCAGCGGCGTCTGGGTCCCCGGAGCCGGCGGCGGCCCGCTCGACAAGGTCGGTGCGATCGGCCTGCACGTCGCGGAGCACGTCTCGAGCCACGGCATCGCGATCAACTGCGACAACGACCTCGCCCCCTTCGGCGCGATCGTGCCGTGCGGCATCGCCGACGCGGGCGTCACCACCCTGAGCCGCGCGGCGGGGCGACCCGTCACCGTCGACGAGGTCGCCGCCCTCGTCGGACCGCGCATCCAGCAGGCCGTCGACGGCATGCACGCCGGACGACGGATCAGCCACACCAGCACCACGCGACAGGAGGTCGCCGCATGA
- the lipA gene encoding lipoyl synthase — MTLAPDGRRMLRVEARNAATPIETKPAWIKTRATQGPEFRELSGLVRDKQLHTVCQEAGCPNIFECWEDREATFLIGGSQCTRRCDFCQIDTGKPSPLDRGEPRRVADSVVSMGLKYATVTGVARDDLDDGGAWLYAETIRAIHAHSPGTGVEILVPDFTGRPDQLGQVFDARPEVFAHNVETVPRIFKRIRPAFRFERSLDVITQGRDAGLVTKSNLILGMGEERHEVVDALEQLYEAGTDIITLTQYLRPSPRHLPVARWVKPEEFVDLREIAEDIGFSGVLAGPLVRSSYRAGRLWARATVARGGTVPPHLSHLLEATPGRQAV, encoded by the coding sequence ATGACCCTCGCCCCCGACGGCCGCCGCATGCTCCGCGTCGAGGCCCGGAACGCCGCCACACCCATCGAGACGAAGCCGGCGTGGATCAAGACCCGAGCCACGCAGGGGCCGGAGTTCCGCGAGCTCTCCGGCCTGGTCCGGGACAAGCAGCTGCACACCGTCTGCCAGGAGGCAGGCTGCCCGAACATCTTCGAGTGCTGGGAGGACCGCGAGGCCACCTTCCTGATCGGCGGCTCGCAGTGCACCCGGCGCTGCGACTTCTGCCAGATCGACACCGGCAAGCCGAGCCCGCTCGACCGCGGCGAACCCCGGCGCGTGGCGGACTCCGTCGTGTCGATGGGCCTGAAGTACGCGACGGTGACCGGCGTCGCCCGGGACGACCTCGACGACGGTGGCGCCTGGCTCTACGCCGAGACGATCCGGGCGATCCACGCGCACTCCCCCGGCACCGGGGTGGAGATCCTCGTGCCGGACTTCACCGGCCGTCCGGACCAGCTCGGGCAGGTCTTCGACGCCCGGCCCGAGGTGTTCGCGCACAACGTCGAGACGGTCCCGCGGATCTTCAAGCGCATCCGTCCGGCGTTCCGCTTCGAGCGCTCGCTCGACGTCATCACGCAGGGTCGGGACGCGGGGCTCGTGACGAAGTCGAACCTCATCCTCGGCATGGGCGAGGAGCGGCACGAGGTCGTCGACGCGCTCGAGCAGCTGTACGAGGCGGGAACCGACATCATCACGCTGACGCAGTACCTCCGCCCGTCCCCCCGGCACCTGCCCGTGGCGCGCTGGGTGAAGCCGGAGGAGTTCGTCGACCTGCGCGAGATCGCTGAGGACATCGGCTTCTCCGGCGTGCTCGCCGGTCCACTGGTGCGCTCGTCGTACCGGGCCGGACGGCTCTGGGCGCGTGCGACGGTCGCCCGCGGCGGCACGGTGCCGCCGCACCTGTCCCACCTGCTCGAGGCGACCCCGGGTCGCCAGGCCGTGTAG
- a CDS encoding DUF4175 domain-containing protein, with product MPALLIIAIIVGLVLLFSGIFVGALKFLLWVGIVLILLAVIGWLLRSIRGRA from the coding sequence ATGCCCGCACTGCTGATCATCGCGATCATCGTCGGCCTCGTCCTGCTCTTCAGCGGCATCTTCGTCGGTGCCCTGAAGTTCCTGCTCTGGGTGGGCATCGTGCTCATCCTGCTGGCGGTCATCGGCTGGCTCCTCCGGAGCATCCGCGGTCGCGCGTAG